The following are from one region of the Chromobacterium phragmitis genome:
- the hutG gene encoding formimidoylglutamase produces MVDMKVWTGRVDAAEGEAAKRWHQAVQPLPESGALGIAIIGFACDEGVRRNQGRVGAAAGPQALRKALANLAWHPTLPLYDAGDVACADGDLAAAQQRLGERVAQVIAAGHLPLVLGGGHETAYGHWLGLSAAHPDKRIGVINFDAHFDLREAPEATSGTPFAQIAADCARHGRVFRYLCLGVAETANTQALFDTARALNAEWRLDTDMNGWQLADIRGQLAEFLDSVDAVYLTIDLDVLPAAQMPAVSAPAGYGVDIAVVEALASRIAKSGKLAGADLVEFNPAFDIDSHGAKAAARLAWSLSRHLRR; encoded by the coding sequence CGAGGCGGCCAAGCGCTGGCACCAGGCGGTGCAGCCGCTGCCGGAGAGCGGCGCGCTCGGCATCGCCATCATCGGCTTCGCCTGCGACGAGGGCGTGCGCCGCAACCAGGGCCGCGTCGGCGCGGCCGCCGGCCCGCAGGCCTTGCGCAAGGCGCTGGCCAACTTGGCCTGGCACCCGACCTTGCCCTTGTACGACGCCGGCGATGTCGCCTGCGCCGATGGCGATCTGGCCGCCGCGCAGCAGCGCCTGGGCGAGCGAGTGGCGCAAGTGATCGCCGCCGGCCATCTGCCGCTGGTGCTGGGCGGCGGCCACGAAACCGCCTACGGCCACTGGCTGGGCCTGTCCGCCGCGCATCCGGACAAACGCATCGGGGTAATCAATTTCGATGCCCACTTCGACCTGCGCGAGGCTCCCGAGGCCACCAGCGGCACGCCGTTCGCGCAGATCGCCGCCGACTGCGCCCGCCATGGCCGCGTGTTCCGCTACCTGTGCCTGGGCGTGGCCGAAACCGCCAACACCCAGGCGCTGTTCGACACCGCCCGCGCGCTGAACGCCGAATGGCGGCTGGACACCGACATGAACGGCTGGCAGCTGGCCGACATCCGCGGCCAGCTGGCCGAGTTTCTCGACAGCGTGGACGCCGTCTACCTGACCATAGACCTGGACGTGCTGCCGGCGGCGCAGATGCCGGCGGTGTCGGCCCCGGCCGGCTACGGCGTCGACATCGCCGTGGTGGAGGCGCTGGCCTCGCGCATCGCCAAGAGCGGCAAGCTCGCCGGCGCCGACCTGGTGGAATTCAATCCCGCATTCGATATCGACAGCCATGGCGCCAAGGCGGCGGCGCGGCTGGCCTGGAGCCTGAGCCGCCACCTGCGCCGTTGA
- the hutU gene encoding urocanate hydratase: MTDPRFDASRHIRAPRGNQLTCKSWLTEAAYRMIQNNLDAEVAEHPQSLVVYGGIGRAARNWECYDKILETLQRLEDDETLLVQSGKPVGVFKTHENAPRVLIANSNLVPHWANWEHFNALDKKGLMMYGQMTAGSWIYIGSQGIVQGTYETFFAVANQHFGGKPQGRWILTGGLGGMGGAQPLAATMAGFSMIAVECDETRIDFRLKTRYVDRKATTLDEALAIVEDAKQNGRAVSVGLLGNAADVFAELVARGITPDVVTDQTSAHDPVHGYLPQGWTVAQWRDKQKTAAAEITAAAKKSMAVQVRAMLTLQARGAATLDYGNNIRQMALEEGVQNAFDFPGFVPAYVRPLFCEGIGPFRWVALSGDPEDIYKTDAKVKELIPDDPHLHNWLDMAKERIAFQGLPARICWVGLKDRARLGQAFNEMVKNGELKAPIVIGRDHLDSGSVASPNRETESMRDGSDAVSDWPLLNALLNTAGGATWVSLHHGGGVGMGFSQHSGVVIVCDGTDAASERLGRVLRNDPGTGVMRHADAGYDIAVNCAKEQGLDLPMLK, translated from the coding sequence ATGACCGACCCACGTTTTGACGCTTCCCGCCACATCCGCGCGCCGCGCGGCAACCAGCTCACATGTAAAAGCTGGCTGACTGAAGCCGCCTACCGGATGATCCAGAACAATCTGGACGCCGAAGTGGCAGAGCATCCGCAAAGCCTGGTGGTGTACGGCGGCATCGGCCGCGCCGCCCGCAATTGGGAATGCTACGACAAGATCCTGGAAACCCTGCAGCGGCTGGAAGACGACGAGACGCTGCTGGTGCAGTCCGGCAAGCCGGTCGGGGTGTTCAAGACCCACGAAAACGCGCCGCGGGTGCTGATCGCCAACTCCAATCTGGTGCCGCACTGGGCCAATTGGGAGCACTTCAACGCGCTCGATAAAAAGGGCCTGATGATGTACGGCCAGATGACGGCCGGCTCCTGGATCTACATCGGCTCGCAGGGCATCGTGCAGGGGACGTACGAGACCTTCTTCGCCGTCGCCAACCAGCACTTCGGCGGCAAGCCGCAAGGCCGCTGGATTCTGACCGGCGGCCTGGGCGGCATGGGCGGCGCGCAGCCGCTGGCCGCCACCATGGCCGGTTTCAGCATGATTGCCGTCGAATGCGACGAAACCCGCATCGATTTCCGCCTGAAAACCCGTTACGTGGACCGCAAGGCCACCACGCTGGATGAGGCGCTGGCCATCGTTGAAGACGCCAAGCAGAACGGCCGCGCGGTGTCGGTGGGCCTCTTGGGCAACGCCGCCGACGTGTTCGCCGAACTGGTGGCGCGCGGCATCACCCCGGACGTGGTCACTGACCAGACCTCCGCCCACGACCCGGTGCACGGCTACCTGCCGCAGGGCTGGACCGTAGCCCAGTGGCGCGACAAGCAGAAGACCGCCGCCGCCGAAATCACCGCTGCGGCCAAGAAATCCATGGCCGTGCAAGTGCGCGCCATGCTGACGCTGCAAGCGCGCGGCGCGGCCACGCTGGACTACGGCAACAACATCCGCCAGATGGCGCTGGAAGAGGGCGTGCAAAACGCCTTCGACTTCCCCGGCTTCGTGCCGGCCTATGTCCGCCCGCTGTTCTGCGAAGGCATCGGCCCCTTCCGCTGGGTGGCGCTGTCCGGCGATCCGGAAGACATCTACAAGACCGACGCCAAGGTGAAGGAGCTGATCCCGGACGATCCGCACCTGCACAACTGGCTGGACATGGCCAAGGAACGCATCGCCTTCCAGGGCCTGCCGGCGCGCATCTGCTGGGTAGGCCTGAAAGACCGCGCCCGCCTGGGCCAGGCCTTCAACGAGATGGTGAAGAACGGCGAATTGAAGGCGCCCATCGTCATCGGCCGCGACCACCTGGATTCCGGCTCGGTCGCCTCGCCTAACCGCGAAACCGAAAGCATGCGCGACGGCTCCGACGCCGTGTCCGACTGGCCGCTGCTGAACGCCTTGCTCAACACCGCCGGCGGCGCCACCTGGGTGTCGTTGCACCACGGCGGCGGCGTGGGCATGGGCTTCAGCCAGCATTCCGGCGTGGTCATCGTCTGCGACGGGACGGATGCCGCGTCCGAACGGCTGGGCCGCGTATTGCGCAACGACCCGGGCACCGGCGTGATGCGCCATGCCGACGCCGGCTACGACATCGCTGTGAATTGCGCCAAAGAGCAGGGTCTGGACCTGCCGATGCTGAAGTAA